A section of the Methanoregula formicica SMSP genome encodes:
- a CDS encoding tetratricopeptide repeat protein: MRVPARLVTVILFSLCLLIAAAAAAPAVAGVSSAAADTSGTPPQDAAAYSAEAKEAVAESNWTLALTVTTRGLAWYPDNPDLLCLQGYTYRKMGQYQKSVEIVSKAIPLDPKAVRYANRGYGYLALENYSAALNDAETGISLDANYTANYGVKALSESGLGRNTEALAAIDAALAQSPENAHYWHVKGVILSAMGDCKGAEAALEHSIALDREYVLPWPGFGTAEEKIAAVKTGCGPAPAGTMPAKSPLGWIAVTGAAFAVIAFGWRK, encoded by the coding sequence ATGAGAGTGCCCGCCAGACTCGTCACCGTCATCCTGTTCTCGCTCTGCCTGTTGATCGCCGCTGCTGCCGCGGCCCCGGCCGTTGCCGGGGTTTCATCTGCCGCAGCCGATACATCGGGTACCCCCCCTCAGGATGCTGCGGCATATAGTGCGGAAGCAAAGGAAGCAGTCGCGGAGTCGAACTGGACGCTTGCGCTTACCGTCACGACCCGGGGCCTTGCATGGTACCCGGACAACCCGGACCTCCTCTGCCTCCAGGGCTACACGTACCGGAAGATGGGACAGTACCAGAAGTCTGTTGAGATTGTCTCAAAAGCGATCCCGCTGGACCCAAAGGCAGTCCGGTACGCGAACCGGGGATACGGGTATCTCGCGCTTGAGAATTATTCTGCGGCCCTCAACGATGCGGAGACTGGCATCTCTTTGGATGCAAACTATACGGCAAACTATGGCGTGAAGGCATTGTCCGAAAGTGGCTTGGGGCGAAATACCGAGGCCCTGGCTGCTATTGATGCTGCACTTGCGCAGTCTCCTGAAAACGCCCATTACTGGCACGTAAAGGGCGTGATTCTTTCCGCCATGGGAGACTGTAAAGGTGCAGAGGCAGCACTGGAACACTCGATCGCGCTCGACAGGGAGTACGTGCTTCCCTGGCCGGGCTTTGGCACTGCAGAAGAAAAAATTGCTGCCGTGAAAACAGGCTGCGGTCCCGCTCCTGCCGGGACAATGCCGGCAAAATCCCCGCTGGGATGGATTGCAGTTACCGGTGCTGCCTTTGCAGTCATCGCCTTTGGCTGGAGAAAGTAA
- a CDS encoding class I SAM-dependent methyltransferase has translation MQHIRHAFNRFAQDYDRQREHIIPDLRDFYDTAVWAAESDSDLPAILDIGAGTGLFSAYLLEKFPEAHLTLIDIAENMLEMARQRFAGREHTEYILRDYSSGDLGGPYDIACSALSIHHLAPEDKRRLFARIYTALRPGGMFVNADQADGETPYFRERYLEYWNDFLKSGPMSAEQHAEILRRRDTLDKNEKLSDQLAWLKEAGFSDVDVVYRNRTFIVTVARKGGTP, from the coding sequence ATGCAACACATCCGGCACGCGTTCAACCGTTTTGCGCAGGACTATGACCGGCAGCGGGAGCATATCATCCCGGATCTCCGGGACTTTTACGATACCGCCGTCTGGGCCGCGGAATCGGATTCGGACCTGCCTGCAATCCTCGACATCGGTGCCGGGACCGGCCTCTTCTCTGCGTATCTGCTGGAAAAGTTCCCGGAGGCGCACCTGACACTTATTGACATTGCCGAGAACATGCTGGAGATGGCACGGCAGCGGTTCGCCGGCCGGGAGCACACGGAGTATATTTTGCGCGATTACTCCTCGGGCGATCTCGGCGGGCCGTACGATATTGCCTGCTCGGCGCTCTCGATCCACCATCTTGCTCCGGAAGACAAGCGCCGGCTCTTTGCACGGATCTACACGGCGCTCCGGCCCGGCGGCATGTTTGTCAATGCCGACCAGGCTGACGGTGAGACACCGTACTTCCGGGAGCGGTACCTGGAGTACTGGAACGATTTTTTGAAATCCGGCCCGATGAGTGCAGAGCAGCATGCCGAGATCCTGAGACGCCGGGACACGCTGGACAAGAACGAGAAGCTCTCCGACCAGCTCGCATGGCTGAAGGAAGCCGGATTCTCTGATGTGGACGTGGTGTACCGGAACCGGACATTCATTGTCACCGTTGCCCGGAAAGGCGGGACGCCGTAA
- a CDS encoding ATP-binding response regulator: MPPSASRILIVEDDTIITHLLATMLQKKGYSVAGVVTTGEEAVIKSAELDPDLIIMDVGLAGKMDGLEAAHYIFQLFSYPILFVTGCTDEGKISRAKFSQPYGVIFKPFTPIEIATNVDLAIYNHNQRPKSARQYPAGEPGKIKEMLDAVIMTDKRGRIIYFNPTALWYMDIPAKDIYLKHWREVMMFINDKTDEQLKDPVAECANHMTGVVHESNTAMVTTTSKRRKVRINVRPLLDNRGQFLAVMVSIREKTPKPGMPQ, encoded by the coding sequence ATGCCTCCCTCTGCCTCCCGTATCCTCATTGTCGAAGACGACACTATCATCACGCATCTTCTTGCAACCATGCTCCAGAAGAAGGGATACTCGGTGGCAGGCGTCGTCACCACGGGCGAGGAGGCAGTGATCAAATCGGCCGAGCTTGACCCCGATCTCATCATCATGGACGTGGGCCTTGCAGGGAAGATGGATGGCCTTGAGGCAGCGCATTACATCTTCCAGCTCTTCTCCTACCCCATCCTGTTCGTCACCGGCTGCACTGATGAGGGGAAGATCAGCAGGGCAAAGTTCTCCCAGCCATATGGGGTAATCTTCAAGCCGTTCACCCCCATCGAGATCGCGACCAACGTGGATCTTGCGATCTACAACCACAACCAGCGGCCGAAGTCCGCGAGGCAGTATCCCGCGGGAGAACCCGGCAAGATCAAGGAGATGCTCGACGCGGTCATCATGACCGACAAGCGGGGCCGGATCATCTACTTCAACCCGACAGCGCTCTGGTACATGGATATCCCGGCAAAGGACATTTACCTGAAGCACTGGCGCGAGGTCATGATGTTCATCAACGACAAGACCGACGAGCAGCTCAAGGATCCGGTTGCCGAATGCGCAAACCACATGACCGGCGTAGTCCACGAATCCAATACCGCGATGGTGACAACGACATCCAAGCGCCGCAAGGTACGGATCAATGTCCGGCCGCTTCTGGACAACAGAGGGCAGTTCCTTGCCGTCATGGTCTCCATCCGCGAGAAGACGCCGAAACCCGGGATGCCCCAGTAA
- the purF gene encoding amidophosphoribosyltransferase, with amino-acid sequence MCGIVGIVDAGGVSIQLYYALYALQHRGQESAGISTFDGTSLHKFKGSGLVADVFSPSVLTDLKGTIGIGHVRYPTTGQNLPENIQPLNFRFQEHFISIAHNGNLVNTSELRAGYERSGQIFITTTDTEIIAKILINALSNSGSVEDAVRTCMHKLVGSYATLIMIDGVMYGFRDPLGIKPLGIGKTENGYMLASESVAMDALSAKFLRDVKPGELIRIDAEGIRCMQVAVAGRRAHCVFEYIYFARADSIIDGVLVYDVRRKIGKTLYEEDPVKADSVSSVPDSGTAHAIGYAEGSKIPFVECLMKNRYMGRTFIMPTQKERERAVRMKLNPIPAHLKDKSVVLVDDSIVRGTTSKRIIGIVRDAGAREIHVRIGSPAIKAPCYLGTDFPTREELIAHNRTEEEVRKSITATTLHHISLEGLIKATGFEGENLCLGCLTGCYPLPIEGENARPSQVDFVDATYQTKLGTFEA; translated from the coding sequence ATGTGTGGAATCGTTGGCATCGTGGATGCTGGCGGTGTCTCAATCCAGCTCTATTATGCCCTGTACGCTCTCCAGCACCGCGGGCAGGAGAGCGCCGGGATCTCCACGTTTGACGGCACCAGCCTCCATAAATTCAAGGGGAGCGGTCTGGTTGCCGATGTCTTCTCTCCTTCTGTTTTGACTGACCTGAAAGGAACGATCGGTATCGGCCATGTGCGGTACCCGACCACGGGCCAGAACCTTCCGGAAAATATCCAGCCATTGAACTTCCGGTTCCAGGAGCATTTCATCTCCATTGCCCACAACGGGAACCTTGTCAATACGAGTGAGCTCCGGGCCGGCTATGAACGCTCAGGCCAGATCTTCATCACCACCACCGACACGGAGATCATCGCAAAGATCCTGATCAACGCGCTCAGCAACTCAGGGTCGGTCGAGGACGCGGTCAGGACCTGCATGCACAAGCTCGTGGGGTCGTACGCCACCCTCATCATGATTGACGGGGTTATGTACGGCTTCCGCGACCCGCTCGGGATCAAGCCCCTGGGCATCGGGAAGACCGAGAACGGATACATGCTTGCCTCCGAGAGTGTTGCCATGGACGCCCTCTCCGCAAAGTTCCTCCGGGACGTGAAGCCCGGCGAGCTAATCCGGATCGATGCAGAGGGGATCCGGTGCATGCAGGTGGCGGTGGCCGGCCGGCGTGCACACTGCGTCTTTGAGTACATCTACTTTGCCCGGGCAGACTCGATCATCGACGGGGTGCTCGTGTACGATGTGCGGCGCAAGATCGGAAAAACGCTGTATGAGGAGGATCCGGTGAAGGCGGACTCGGTCTCCTCGGTCCCGGACTCCGGGACCGCACACGCGATCGGGTATGCCGAGGGCTCGAAGATCCCGTTTGTCGAGTGCCTGATGAAGAACCGGTACATGGGGCGGACCTTCATCATGCCCACACAGAAGGAACGGGAGCGGGCCGTGCGGATGAAACTCAACCCGATCCCGGCGCACCTGAAGGACAAGTCGGTCGTCCTCGTTGACGACAGCATCGTCCGGGGCACGACATCGAAGCGGATAATCGGCATTGTCCGGGATGCCGGTGCACGGGAGATCCACGTGAGGATCGGCTCACCGGCCATCAAGGCCCCCTGTTACCTTGGAACGGATTTCCCCACACGGGAAGAACTCATCGCCCACAACCGGACCGAGGAAGAGGTGCGGAAGAGCATCACTGCAACCACCCTCCACCACATCTCGCTTGAGGGCCTGATTAAGGCGACCGGGTTTGAAGGTGAGAACCTCTGCCTTGGCTGCCTGACCGGCTGCTATCCGCTCCCCATTGAAGGCGAGAATGCACGGCCCAGCCAGGTGGACTTTGTTGATGCAACGTACCAGACCAAGCTCGGGACGTTCGAGGCCTGA
- a CDS encoding 50S ribosomal protein L37e yields MSKGTPSMGKRNKFTHIACRRCGKISFHANKKVCSACGFGKSTKISSYKWDTKRPKVPTH; encoded by the coding sequence ATGTCAAAAGGCACTCCGTCAATGGGTAAGCGGAACAAGTTCACCCACATCGCCTGCCGGCGCTGCGGGAAGATCTCGTTCCACGCCAACAAGAAAGTCTGCTCTGCCTGCGGATTCGGCAAGAGCACGAAGATCTCGAGCTACAAGTGGGATACGAAGAGACCAAAAGTCCCGACGCATTAA
- a CDS encoding LSM domain-containing protein yields MTKRPLDILDQVLNRQPVIVSLKGGREIRGVLQGYDVHMNLVLDKAEEVENGQVQKVGTLIVRGDNVIYISPSLE; encoded by the coding sequence ATGACCAAAAGGCCGTTGGATATTTTGGATCAGGTGCTGAACCGTCAGCCCGTTATTGTATCTCTCAAAGGCGGGAGAGAAATCCGGGGCGTTCTCCAGGGATATGATGTACATATGAACCTCGTGCTTGATAAGGCCGAGGAAGTGGAGAACGGACAGGTCCAGAAGGTAGGCACGCTCATCGTCCGCGGAGACAACGTGATTTATATCTCTCCATCACTCGAATAA
- a CDS encoding RNA-binding protein — translation MKKIVVKKRHSIRKSQAQDLLTRLSEQIGPSAKLFSADMIEVLETTANVSLYMVNKKPVLMATETWVFPTLKGAVQYPFPERRVVVDAGAIPYVVNGADIMRPGIVSCTDDITAGMPVQIVDERHGKALAIGIALFDAPGLRAATAGKMVKKFHHVGDEIWNMEI, via the coding sequence ATGAAAAAGATTGTCGTAAAGAAGCGCCACTCGATCCGGAAGAGCCAGGCGCAGGATTTGCTCACCCGCTTATCGGAGCAGATCGGTCCCTCGGCAAAGCTGTTCAGCGCCGATATGATCGAGGTCCTCGAGACCACGGCGAATGTCTCGCTCTACATGGTGAATAAAAAGCCGGTCCTGATGGCCACGGAAACGTGGGTCTTCCCGACGCTCAAAGGGGCGGTGCAGTACCCGTTTCCCGAGCGCCGGGTCGTGGTGGACGCCGGCGCGATCCCGTACGTGGTGAACGGCGCCGACATCATGCGCCCCGGGATCGTCTCGTGCACGGACGACATAACTGCCGGGATGCCGGTCCAGATCGTGGACGAGCGGCACGGTAAGGCACTGGCCATCGGAATTGCCCTCTTTGATGCGCCCGGGTTGCGTGCTGCAACGGCAGGAAAGATGGTAAAAAAGTTCCATCACGTCGGTGACGAGATCTGGAACATGGAAATATGA
- a CDS encoding cell division protein SepF yields MVKIIDTLLGKSASHADDEYMELDLASYEEHGGGPALLVKIATISDLKDTPRVKDEVYSGNIVIVDISRLKMDKISYERVLKDLKEVAKDVNGDIIGLGDQRYVVLTPMSVKISRDKIGG; encoded by the coding sequence ATGGTTAAGATCATAGACACCCTCCTTGGAAAGAGCGCCTCCCACGCGGACGACGAATACATGGAACTGGACCTTGCCTCGTACGAGGAACACGGCGGCGGTCCGGCCCTTCTTGTGAAGATTGCAACGATCAGCGACCTCAAGGACACGCCCCGTGTCAAGGACGAGGTCTACTCCGGCAACATCGTGATCGTTGATATTTCCCGGCTCAAGATGGACAAGATCTCGTACGAGCGTGTCTTAAAGGACTTGAAGGAAGTCGCAAAGGACGTCAACGGGGACATCATCGGCCTCGGCGACCAGCGCTATGTTGTCTTAACGCCCATGTCGGTCAAGATCTCCCGCGACAAGATCGGTGGATAA
- a CDS encoding ZPR1 zinc finger domain-containing protein yields the protein METKVPGPCPSCNTEIDYLYKTENIPYFSDILIISAICPSCGYKFVDTQLLKHGEPARYTLPVEKEDDLAARVVRSMSASIEIPELGVRIDPGPQCQGFVSNVEGVLDRIEQVVKGALKWGTDVEKENAAELLADIARVKAGLYPITLIVEDPSGNSGIESERVVKEKYEPEEE from the coding sequence GTGGAGACGAAAGTCCCGGGACCGTGTCCAAGCTGCAATACTGAAATCGACTATCTCTACAAGACAGAGAATATTCCCTATTTTTCCGATATCCTCATCATCTCCGCCATCTGCCCGTCCTGCGGGTACAAGTTCGTGGACACCCAGCTCTTAAAGCATGGCGAACCGGCGCGGTACACACTCCCCGTTGAGAAGGAGGACGACCTCGCGGCCCGCGTTGTCCGGAGCATGAGCGCCAGCATCGAGATCCCCGAGCTCGGCGTCCGCATCGACCCCGGCCCCCAGTGCCAAGGATTTGTCTCGAACGTGGAAGGGGTGCTCGACCGGATCGAGCAGGTTGTCAAGGGTGCTCTGAAATGGGGAACCGATGTGGAGAAAGAAAACGCTGCGGAGCTTTTAGCTGACATTGCAAGGGTGAAGGCCGGACTGTACCCGATTACGCTGATTGTTGAAGATCCAAGTGGGAACAGTGGAATTGAGAGCGAGAGGGTCGTGAAGGAAAAGTACGAACCGGAAGAGGAATAA
- a CDS encoding GNAT family N-acetyltransferase, which translates to MHSYEKQEKSSLVVEFFPVKDTDMDAILEIYNHYILNSTATFHSEKLSRTDLEEFLFLSHLKYPAFLITEKGEMIGYCFLTQYKKRQAYDRSAELSIYLKPGFTGKGIGLSALDHLEAAAKEAGIHVLVGTICGENQASIRLMEKAGFSKCAHLKNIGEKFGKVLDVVMYQKEI; encoded by the coding sequence ATGCATTCATACGAGAAACAAGAGAAGAGTTCCCTGGTGGTGGAATTTTTCCCGGTCAAGGACACCGATATGGATGCAATCCTTGAGATTTATAACCACTATATCCTGAATTCGACCGCGACCTTTCACAGCGAGAAACTGTCCAGAACCGATCTGGAAGAATTTCTTTTCCTCTCGCACCTAAAATATCCCGCATTCCTGATTACGGAAAAAGGCGAGATGATCGGGTATTGTTTTCTTACGCAGTACAAAAAGCGGCAGGCATACGACCGGTCGGCCGAACTGAGCATCTACCTGAAACCGGGATTCACCGGCAAGGGGATCGGTCTTTCTGCCCTCGACCATCTTGAAGCAGCTGCAAAAGAGGCCGGCATTCATGTACTGGTCGGAACCATCTGCGGGGAGAACCAGGCAAGCATCCGGCTGATGGAGAAAGCCGGCTTCTCGAAGTGTGCACACCTGAAGAATATCGGTGAAAAGTTCGGGAAGGTCCTCGATGTCGTGATGTACCAGAAAGAGATTTGA
- the purM gene encoding phosphoribosylformylglycinamidine cyclo-ligase: protein MSKTVIKKPAAKKITVKKMTGKKPAAKKTPAKSVPAKSAYAQAGVDIDLEATAIKALIKNLKYRRKGKYTMMGAVGHFAGLIDFGPLALALTTDGVGTKMLVADQQEDWTTVGIDCIAMNVNDLYVMNMEPVSFVDYIATDKLSMEKMAQIGKGLNEGAKQANIDIVGGETASLRGLVHGLDLAGACLGVQDKKKIITGEKIRPGNKIVGVPSTGIHSNGLSLSRRVVEKYGSYDEKLKNKKTLGAELLTPTRIYSEVLKVTAKCTVHGMCHVTGGGLLNFKRLSKYGFVFDNPIKPPEVFDWIQKKGDIADEEMYRTFNMGMGYAYVVPEKSVACITKMVKGAKVVGEVVKEPGAWLGEMEIT, encoded by the coding sequence ATGAGTAAGACTGTGATAAAGAAGCCTGCGGCAAAGAAGATAACCGTTAAGAAGATGACAGGAAAAAAACCGGCCGCGAAGAAAACGCCGGCGAAATCCGTTCCGGCAAAGAGTGCCTATGCACAGGCCGGTGTGGACATCGATCTCGAGGCAACAGCGATCAAAGCCCTCATTAAAAACCTGAAGTACCGGCGGAAGGGTAAATACACGATGATGGGGGCTGTCGGCCACTTCGCCGGCCTCATCGACTTCGGCCCGCTCGCCCTGGCCCTGACAACGGATGGCGTGGGCACCAAGATGCTTGTCGCCGACCAGCAGGAGGACTGGACAACAGTCGGTATCGACTGCATCGCGATGAACGTGAACGATCTCTACGTGATGAACATGGAGCCGGTCTCGTTCGTGGACTACATCGCGACCGACAAGCTCTCGATGGAGAAGATGGCCCAGATCGGGAAGGGTTTGAATGAGGGCGCAAAGCAGGCGAACATCGATATCGTAGGTGGAGAGACTGCGTCGCTCCGCGGGCTTGTCCACGGCCTCGACCTTGCCGGTGCCTGCCTCGGCGTCCAGGACAAGAAGAAGATCATCACGGGCGAGAAGATCCGGCCCGGAAACAAGATTGTTGGCGTTCCCTCGACCGGCATCCACAGCAACGGCCTCTCGCTCTCCCGCCGCGTTGTTGAAAAGTACGGGAGCTACGATGAGAAGCTGAAGAACAAAAAGACGCTCGGAGCCGAGCTCCTCACCCCGACCCGGATCTACAGCGAAGTGCTGAAGGTGACCGCGAAGTGCACCGTGCACGGGATGTGTCACGTGACCGGTGGCGGCCTCCTGAACTTCAAGCGGCTTTCGAAATACGGCTTCGTCTTCGACAACCCGATCAAGCCTCCCGAGGTCTTCGACTGGATCCAGAAGAAGGGTGATATTGCGGACGAGGAGATGTACCGGACCTTCAATATGGGCATGGGCTATGCGTACGTGGTGCCGGAGAAGAGCGTTGCGTGCATCACGAAGATGGTAAAAGGGGCGAAGGTTGTTGGGGAAGTCGTGAAGGAACCGGGGGCGTGGCTCGGGGAGATGGAGATAACGTAA
- a CDS encoding aspartate kinase, with the protein MKLLMKFGGTSVADAQCIGEVVDILAKHHKAGDELAVVVSAQRGVTDQLIEVATALPTAKDNSAIAPLIQSLSKRHITTLEGAAPDHVAEVGAAMEENLIRLENILNAIYNLRELTPRSKDYIISFGERLLAPILSAAIKQRGIPSSVMDGCEAGILTTPQHGESTSLPESDERIKRRIGPLLGKEIPVIMGFMGCTREGILTTLGRSGSDYSASIVGAGIDADEIWIWTDVDGIMTCDPRVINDARVMPSLSYLEVMELSYFGAKVMHPRSIEPAMRKGILVRVKNTFNPSHAGTVIVRTGKRDHRVVKALTYIEKVAAINICGAQMIGRPGVAKAIFSILADNEVNVMMISQGSSEANISLIVDETHVSAAVKALSELAKEGVVRQVSHNHDVCAVAVVGAGMAGAPGTGGRIFTALGKAGVNVMMISQGSSEANISFVVSQSDGPRAVRVLHDEFRLSEASDE; encoded by the coding sequence ATGAAACTCTTAATGAAATTCGGCGGGACATCCGTTGCCGATGCACAATGCATCGGAGAGGTTGTCGATATTTTAGCAAAACACCACAAAGCGGGAGACGAACTTGCCGTGGTCGTATCGGCCCAGCGTGGCGTGACCGACCAGCTCATCGAGGTCGCAACCGCCCTCCCGACGGCAAAGGACAACAGCGCTATTGCCCCGCTGATCCAGTCGCTGTCAAAGCGCCATATCACAACGCTCGAGGGTGCAGCACCCGACCATGTCGCGGAGGTCGGGGCTGCGATGGAGGAGAACCTCATCCGGCTCGAGAATATCCTGAATGCGATCTACAACCTGCGGGAACTCACTCCCCGCTCGAAGGACTACATCATCTCGTTCGGCGAACGGCTCCTCGCCCCCATCCTCTCCGCTGCAATAAAACAGCGGGGCATCCCCTCCTCGGTGATGGACGGCTGCGAGGCCGGCATCCTCACCACACCCCAGCATGGCGAGTCCACCTCCCTCCCGGAGAGCGACGAGCGGATCAAGCGCCGGATCGGCCCGCTGCTCGGGAAGGAGATCCCGGTGATCATGGGCTTCATGGGCTGCACCCGGGAAGGGATCCTGACCACGCTCGGCCGGAGCGGCTCGGACTATTCCGCATCGATTGTCGGTGCCGGCATTGATGCGGATGAGATCTGGATCTGGACCGATGTAGACGGGATCATGACCTGCGACCCCCGCGTGATCAACGATGCCCGGGTCATGCCCTCGCTCTCGTACCTCGAGGTCATGGAGCTCTCGTACTTCGGCGCAAAGGTCATGCACCCCCGCTCGATCGAGCCGGCGATGCGGAAGGGCATTCTCGTGCGGGTTAAGAACACCTTCAACCCATCCCACGCCGGCACGGTCATTGTCCGGACCGGCAAGCGGGACCACCGCGTAGTGAAGGCCCTGACGTATATCGAGAAGGTTGCCGCCATCAACATCTGCGGCGCCCAGATGATTGGGCGGCCCGGTGTTGCGAAGGCGATCTTTTCCATCCTTGCCGACAACGAGGTGAACGTGATGATGATCTCGCAGGGATCGAGCGAGGCGAACATCTCGCTCATCGTGGACGAGACGCATGTCTCTGCAGCCGTGAAGGCCCTTTCAGAGCTGGCAAAGGAAGGGGTGGTACGGCAGGTCTCCCACAATCACGATGTCTGTGCGGTGGCCGTTGTCGGGGCAGGCATGGCTGGGGCGCCTGGAACCGGCGGCAGGATCTTCACGGCCCTTGGCAAGGCAGGTGTCAACGTGATGATGATCTCGCAGGGGTCGAGCGAGGCGAACATCTCCTTTGTTGTGAGCCAGAGCGACGGCCCCCGGGCGGTCCGGGTGCTCCATGATGAGTTCCGGCTCTCGGAGGCGAGCGATGAGTAA
- the tfrA gene encoding fumarate reductase (CoM/CoB) subunit TfrA, which produces MRADEVTDCHVLVIGSGGAGVRAAIEASQYGETVLISKTIVGKGGCTTMAEGGYNAVLRDVDTCGGHYEDTMKGGAFLNEHGLVDILTKEAPLRMGDLVKWGAVFDFTENDEVAQRPFGGQRFPRTCYAGDRTGHEMMMTLTDRLLYVMEHAKNVTVLQEYTVIDLLKDGDSVIGALALDEKGDIVVMKADSTILATGGGTRVYDISTNSSSGTGDGYAMGYRAGAELIDMEMVQFHPTGAIIPYDARGRLVTEAVRGEGGVLKNANGERFMKAYDPARMELSTRDVVARAIATEIQKGRGTKNGGVYLDVTHLSREQIETRLPVMLEQFLKFGVDIRTTPMEVAPTAHHIMGGLRITPECRTTLAGLFACGEVSGGVHGANRLGGNALAETQVFGKRAGEAAGKAPVRKKSVDERQVDACRKRLDAFLSGSTNPVQVRTKLQLAMWEGAGIFRTAITLEETLHTIRHLQTMNLKAASARNLAECCIVQNMCLTASLICRSALLRTESRGAHVRTDVAATHDAEHSPFGHTFVSVTREGIETHEVKT; this is translated from the coding sequence ATGCGTGCAGATGAGGTCACAGACTGCCACGTTCTGGTGATTGGCAGCGGGGGTGCGGGAGTCCGTGCTGCAATCGAGGCATCGCAGTACGGGGAGACGGTGCTCATCTCGAAGACCATCGTGGGCAAGGGAGGGTGCACCACAATGGCGGAGGGCGGGTACAACGCGGTGCTCCGGGACGTGGACACCTGCGGGGGCCATTATGAAGACACGATGAAGGGTGGGGCGTTCTTAAACGAACACGGGCTCGTGGATATTCTCACGAAAGAAGCTCCCCTGAGGATGGGCGACCTCGTGAAGTGGGGAGCGGTCTTCGACTTCACCGAGAACGACGAGGTTGCCCAGCGGCCGTTCGGGGGCCAGCGGTTCCCCCGGACCTGCTATGCGGGCGACCGGACCGGCCACGAGATGATGATGACGCTCACAGACCGGCTCTTATACGTGATGGAGCACGCAAAGAATGTCACGGTCCTGCAGGAGTACACGGTCATCGACCTGTTGAAAGACGGGGATTCGGTCATCGGGGCACTGGCGCTGGACGAGAAGGGCGACATTGTTGTCATGAAAGCGGACAGCACCATCCTTGCAACGGGCGGCGGGACGCGGGTGTACGACATCTCGACCAATTCGTCGAGCGGCACGGGCGACGGGTACGCGATGGGGTACCGGGCCGGCGCGGAACTGATCGACATGGAGATGGTCCAGTTCCACCCGACTGGCGCAATCATTCCCTACGATGCCCGGGGCCGGCTCGTGACCGAGGCGGTCCGGGGCGAGGGAGGGGTCCTGAAGAACGCAAACGGCGAGCGGTTCATGAAGGCCTACGACCCGGCACGGATGGAACTCTCCACCCGCGACGTGGTGGCCCGTGCCATCGCAACCGAGATCCAGAAAGGCCGGGGCACGAAGAACGGCGGGGTGTACCTCGACGTCACGCACCTCTCCCGCGAGCAGATTGAGACCCGCCTCCCCGTGATGCTTGAACAATTCCTCAAATTCGGCGTAGACATCCGGACAACCCCGATGGAAGTGGCCCCGACGGCCCACCACATCATGGGCGGCCTCCGGATCACGCCCGAGTGCCGGACAACCCTCGCCGGCCTCTTTGCCTGCGGCGAGGTCTCCGGGGGAGTGCACGGCGCCAACCGGCTTGGCGGCAATGCCCTTGCCGAGACGCAGGTCTTCGGCAAGCGGGCCGGTGAGGCGGCCGGGAAGGCCCCGGTGCGGAAGAAGAGTGTGGACGAGCGGCAGGTGGACGCCTGCCGGAAGCGGCTCGATGCATTTCTCTCGGGCAGCACGAACCCGGTGCAGGTCCGGACAAAGCTCCAGCTCGCGATGTGGGAAGGGGCCGGGATCTTCCGGACCGCGATCACGCTCGAAGAGACGCTGCACACGATCCGTCACCTCCAGACCATGAACCTGAAGGCTGCGTCGGCCAGGAACCTTGCCGAGTGCTGCATTGTCCAGAACATGTGCCTGACCGCTTCGCTCATCTGCCGGTCCGCCCTGCTCCGCACGGAATCTCGCGGGGCCCATGTCCGGACCGATGTCGCGGCAACCCATGACGCAGAACACTCGCCGTTCGGCCACACGTTCGTCTCGGTCACCCGCGAAGGAATCGAGACCCACGAGGTGAAAACATGA